One Ailuropoda melanoleuca isolate Jingjing chromosome 14, ASM200744v2, whole genome shotgun sequence DNA segment encodes these proteins:
- the TRMT2A gene encoding tRNA (uracil-5-)-methyltransferase homolog A isoform X2 has protein sequence MSDKLDNEGPVPMEGCCQDSSSAQGSPAALAPHEEDKEEEGGAGAASESVPQPGLYSYIREDLFTSEIFKLELQNVPRHASFSDVRRFLGRFGLQPHKTKLFGQPPCAFVTFRSAAERDKALRVLHGALWKGRPLSVRLARPKADPMARKRRREDEGEPTTTCIADVVTPLWTVPYAEQLERKRLECEQVLQKLAKEIGSTNRALLPWLLSQRHKHNKACCPLEGVRPSPQQTEYRNKCEFLVGIGVDGEDNTVGCRLGKYKGGTCAVAAPFDTVHIPGATKQVVKAFQEFIRSTPYSAYNPETYSGHWKQLTVRTSRRGQAMAIVYFHPQKLGPEELAGLKASLAQHFMAGPGKATGVTCLYFVEEGQRKTPSQEGLPLEHVAGDRCIHEDLLGLTFRISPHAFFQLLARLSGKHSGGGGALHSYSGLGPAGHREHSAGCVLRHWYHWPGTGPELTNVEFHCGRAEDLVPTLVSRLASQQLVAILDPPRAGLHSKVILAVRRAENLRRLLYVSCNPRAAMGNFVDLCRAPSNRVKGTPFRPVKAVAVDLFPQTPHCEMLLLFERVEHPNGAGALAPQDPPAQPPLGPPSDTVQETGAAASC, from the exons ATGAGTGACAAGCTCGACAACGAA GGCCCTGTGCCCATGGAAGGCTGCTGCCAAGACAGCAGCAGTGCCCAGGGCAGCCCTGCAGCCCTAGCCCCCCACGAGgaagacaaggaggaggaagggggggctGGGGCGGCCTCAGAGTCCGTGCCTCAGCCTGGGCTCTACAGCTACATCAGGGAGGACCTGTTTACCTCGGAGATCTTCAAGTTGGAGCTGCAGAACGTACCCCGCCATGCCAGCTTCAGTGATGTACGACGCTTTCTGGGCCGCTTTGGCCTGCAGCCTCATAAGACCAAACTCTTTGGGCAACCTCCCTGCGCCTTTGTGACATTCCGCAGTGCCGCTGAGCGGGACAAGGCCCTGCGTGTGCTGCACGGTGCCCTCTGGAAGGGCCGCCCACTCAGCGTGCGCTTGGCCAGGCCCAAGGCTGATCCTATGGCCAGGAAGAGGCGGCGGGAGGATGAGGGTGAGCCGACGACCACATGCATCGCAGATGTAGTGACCCCTCTTTGGACCGTGCCCTATGCTGAGCAGCTTGAGCGGAAGCGGCTGGAGTGTGAGCAGGTGCTGCAGAAGCTTGCCAA GGAAATTGGGAGCACCAACCGCGCCCTGCTACCCTGGCTACTCTCACAGAGGCACAAGCACAACAAGGCCTGCTGCCCGCTGGAGGGGGTTAGGCCATCACCCCAGCAG ACCGAGTATCGTAATAAGTGTGAGTTTCTGGTCGGCATCGGGGTGGACGGGGAAGACAACACAGTTGGCTGTCGGCTTGGCAAGTACAAGGGCGGGACATGTGCTGTGGCAGCCCCCTTTGACACCGTGCACATCCCTGGGGCCACCAAGCAGGTGGTGAAAGCCTTCCAGGAGTTCATCCG GTCCACTCCATACTCAGCGTACAACCCAGAGACGTACTCGGGCCACTGGAAGCAGCTGACTGTGCGCACCAGCCGCCGTGGCCAAGCCATGGCCATTGTCTACTTCCACCCCCAG AAATTGGGCCCTGAGGAGCTGGCTGGGCTGAAGGCCTCCTTGGCGCAGCACTTCATGGCGGGGCCAGGCAAGGCCACTGGGGTGACCTGCCTCTACTTTGTAGAGGAGGGACAGCG AAAGACTCCCAGCCAGGAGGGCCTGCCCCTGGAGCATGTGGCTGGAGACCGGTGCATCCACGAGGACCTGCTGGGGTTGACTTTCCGGATCTCTCCTCACGCCTTCTTCCAG CTGCTGGCCCGCCTTTCAGGTAAACACTCTGGCGGCGGAGGTGCTCTACACAGTTATTCAGGACTGGGCCCAGCTGGACACAGGGAGCACAGTGCTGGATGTGTGCTGCGGCACTGGTACCATTGGCCTGGCACTGGCCCCG AGTTGACCAATGTGGAATTCCACTGTGGGAGAGCTGAGGACCTGGTGCCCACTTTGGTGAGCAGACTGGCTTCTCAGCAGCTCGTTGCCATCCTGGACCCGCCCCGTGCTGGCCTGC ATTCCAAAGTGATCCTGGCTGTCCGAAGAGCTGAGAACCTCAGGAGGCTCCTGTATGTCTCTTGCAACCCCCGGGCGGCTATGGGCAACTTTGTGGA CCTCTGCAGGGCCCCATCTAACCGGGTGAAGGGCACCCCCTTCCGGCCTGTCAAGGCAGTGGCTGTGGACCTGTTCCCGCAGACCCCGCATTGTGAGATGCTCCTCTTGTTCGAGAGGGTGGAGCACCCCAATGGCGCAGGGGCCCTGGCACCCCAGgaccctccagcccagcccccccTCGGGCCCCCCTCAGACACTGTACAGGAAACTGGGGCTGCTGCCTCTTGCTAG
- the TRMT2A gene encoding tRNA (uracil-5-)-methyltransferase homolog A isoform X1 → MSDKLDNEGPVPMEGCCQDSSSAQGSPAALAPHEEDKEEEGGAGAASESVPQPGLYSYIREDLFTSEIFKLELQNVPRHASFSDVRRFLGRFGLQPHKTKLFGQPPCAFVTFRSAAERDKALRVLHGALWKGRPLSVRLARPKADPMARKRRREDEGEPTTTCIADVVTPLWTVPYAEQLERKRLECEQVLQKLAKEIGSTNRALLPWLLSQRHKHNKACCPLEGVRPSPQQTEYRNKCEFLVGIGVDGEDNTVGCRLGKYKGGTCAVAAPFDTVHIPGATKQVVKAFQEFIRSTPYSAYNPETYSGHWKQLTVRTSRRGQAMAIVYFHPQKLGPEELAGLKASLAQHFMAGPGKATGVTCLYFVEEGQRKTPSQEGLPLEHVAGDRCIHEDLLGLTFRISPHAFFQVNTLAAEVLYTVIQDWAQLDTGSTVLDVCCGTGTIGLALAPRVKRVVGIELCQEAVEDARVNARDNELTNVEFHCGRAEDLVPTLVSRLASQQLVAILDPPRAGLHSKVILAVRRAENLRRLLYVSCNPRAAMGNFVDLCRAPSNRVKGTPFRPVKAVAVDLFPQTPHCEMLLLFERVEHPNGAGALAPQDPPAQPPLGPPSDTVQETGAAASC, encoded by the exons ATGAGTGACAAGCTCGACAACGAA GGCCCTGTGCCCATGGAAGGCTGCTGCCAAGACAGCAGCAGTGCCCAGGGCAGCCCTGCAGCCCTAGCCCCCCACGAGgaagacaaggaggaggaagggggggctGGGGCGGCCTCAGAGTCCGTGCCTCAGCCTGGGCTCTACAGCTACATCAGGGAGGACCTGTTTACCTCGGAGATCTTCAAGTTGGAGCTGCAGAACGTACCCCGCCATGCCAGCTTCAGTGATGTACGACGCTTTCTGGGCCGCTTTGGCCTGCAGCCTCATAAGACCAAACTCTTTGGGCAACCTCCCTGCGCCTTTGTGACATTCCGCAGTGCCGCTGAGCGGGACAAGGCCCTGCGTGTGCTGCACGGTGCCCTCTGGAAGGGCCGCCCACTCAGCGTGCGCTTGGCCAGGCCCAAGGCTGATCCTATGGCCAGGAAGAGGCGGCGGGAGGATGAGGGTGAGCCGACGACCACATGCATCGCAGATGTAGTGACCCCTCTTTGGACCGTGCCCTATGCTGAGCAGCTTGAGCGGAAGCGGCTGGAGTGTGAGCAGGTGCTGCAGAAGCTTGCCAA GGAAATTGGGAGCACCAACCGCGCCCTGCTACCCTGGCTACTCTCACAGAGGCACAAGCACAACAAGGCCTGCTGCCCGCTGGAGGGGGTTAGGCCATCACCCCAGCAG ACCGAGTATCGTAATAAGTGTGAGTTTCTGGTCGGCATCGGGGTGGACGGGGAAGACAACACAGTTGGCTGTCGGCTTGGCAAGTACAAGGGCGGGACATGTGCTGTGGCAGCCCCCTTTGACACCGTGCACATCCCTGGGGCCACCAAGCAGGTGGTGAAAGCCTTCCAGGAGTTCATCCG GTCCACTCCATACTCAGCGTACAACCCAGAGACGTACTCGGGCCACTGGAAGCAGCTGACTGTGCGCACCAGCCGCCGTGGCCAAGCCATGGCCATTGTCTACTTCCACCCCCAG AAATTGGGCCCTGAGGAGCTGGCTGGGCTGAAGGCCTCCTTGGCGCAGCACTTCATGGCGGGGCCAGGCAAGGCCACTGGGGTGACCTGCCTCTACTTTGTAGAGGAGGGACAGCG AAAGACTCCCAGCCAGGAGGGCCTGCCCCTGGAGCATGTGGCTGGAGACCGGTGCATCCACGAGGACCTGCTGGGGTTGACTTTCCGGATCTCTCCTCACGCCTTCTTCCAG GTAAACACTCTGGCGGCGGAGGTGCTCTACACAGTTATTCAGGACTGGGCCCAGCTGGACACAGGGAGCACAGTGCTGGATGTGTGCTGCGGCACTGGTACCATTGGCCTGGCACTGGCCCCG AGGGTGAAGAGAGTCGTGGGGATTGAGCTGTGCCAAGAGGCCGTGGAAGATGCCCGGGTGAATGCCCGAGACAATG AGTTGACCAATGTGGAATTCCACTGTGGGAGAGCTGAGGACCTGGTGCCCACTTTGGTGAGCAGACTGGCTTCTCAGCAGCTCGTTGCCATCCTGGACCCGCCCCGTGCTGGCCTGC ATTCCAAAGTGATCCTGGCTGTCCGAAGAGCTGAGAACCTCAGGAGGCTCCTGTATGTCTCTTGCAACCCCCGGGCGGCTATGGGCAACTTTGTGGA CCTCTGCAGGGCCCCATCTAACCGGGTGAAGGGCACCCCCTTCCGGCCTGTCAAGGCAGTGGCTGTGGACCTGTTCCCGCAGACCCCGCATTGTGAGATGCTCCTCTTGTTCGAGAGGGTGGAGCACCCCAATGGCGCAGGGGCCCTGGCACCCCAGgaccctccagcccagcccccccTCGGGCCCCCCTCAGACACTGTACAGGAAACTGGGGCTGCTGCCTCTTGCTAG